A window of Campylobacter lari subsp. lari contains these coding sequences:
- a CDS encoding RelA/SpoT family protein, with protein sequence MKLVNDELLLDKLVDDVKNCKDLQRAKEILFMVFPQSAVLEKAVDFCIQKHEGQFRKSGEPYAVHPILVASFVAFLSPVQSMIIAALLHDVLEDTNCNEEELSLNFGEEVTKLVQGLTKIVSIREDHLTRSNSNEKLAKSALTFRNMLLAGVEDVSVLVIKLCDRLHNMLTLNFLREDKQKRISEETLVVYAPIAHRLGISSIKNLLEDLSFKFLLPDEYAQIDNYINAKDQQIQLGFNEFISKIEMLFLENGFRQGSFVIHKRIKHNYSIYLKMQRKGVGLDEVLDLLGVRILVEKVYDCYLALGILHTHFNPLISRFKDYIALPKQNGYQTLHTTLFDAKNIIEAQIRTFDMHKTAEFGVAAHWKYKEGNITTPNLDWLADISMHGKEDGNAVQDCDAIELYEYAKDSLYIEDIAVYSPKGEIFTLPRGATALDFAYEVHTKVGLHAKTAFVNRVRVPLLTVLKNGDIVSIETSEEEFFRCSWIDSVKTGKARASIRDFCKQKKKELNNKIAINLLSTVFNKDSKLIEEWLEKENFNKKLRQIALDFNYFKDVIIALRKYMGQNQAAKFEQNEQKFESIVIGSNYKITTINFDYCCRPKRGDEIIAFRHSTGATIHHKLCEQAMKMIEDNKEMVFVFWNDSSIKSYKIIVSIENKKGSLADFLTTLAKMQINVLSINSADSEPVVANYFEVQVELPSNIDLENAKERLKSRYKILDFISLNDAYNNH encoded by the coding sequence TTGAAACTAGTAAATGATGAGTTGTTATTAGATAAACTTGTTGATGATGTTAAAAATTGTAAGGATTTACAAAGAGCAAAAGAAATCCTTTTTATGGTCTTTCCACAATCTGCTGTTTTAGAAAAAGCAGTAGATTTTTGTATTCAAAAACACGAAGGACAATTTCGAAAAAGCGGAGAACCATATGCAGTTCATCCTATATTAGTGGCTTCTTTTGTGGCATTTTTAAGCCCTGTGCAGTCTATGATCATCGCTGCATTATTACATGATGTATTAGAAGATACAAATTGCAATGAAGAAGAACTGAGTTTAAATTTTGGAGAAGAAGTTACTAAATTAGTTCAAGGTTTAACTAAAATAGTCAGTATTAGAGAAGATCATCTTACACGCTCTAATTCTAATGAAAAACTTGCAAAATCTGCTTTGACTTTTAGAAATATGCTTTTAGCTGGTGTTGAAGATGTGAGCGTGCTTGTAATAAAGCTTTGTGATAGATTGCACAATATGCTTACTTTAAATTTTTTAAGAGAAGATAAACAAAAAAGAATCAGTGAAGAAACCTTGGTGGTATATGCACCTATAGCTCATAGACTTGGAATTTCAAGTATAAAAAATTTACTTGAGGATTTAAGTTTTAAGTTTTTATTGCCTGATGAATATGCACAAATTGATAATTATATAAATGCAAAAGATCAACAAATTCAACTTGGATTTAATGAATTTATTTCAAAAATAGAAATGTTATTTTTGGAAAATGGGTTTAGACAAGGTAGCTTTGTTATACACAAAAGAATTAAACATAATTACTCTATTTACTTAAAAATGCAAAGAAAAGGTGTGGGACTTGATGAAGTTTTAGACCTTTTAGGTGTAAGAATTTTGGTTGAAAAAGTTTATGATTGTTATTTGGCTTTAGGAATTTTACATACACATTTTAATCCTTTAATTTCAAGATTTAAAGACTATATAGCTTTGCCAAAACAAAATGGTTATCAGACCTTACATACAACACTTTTTGATGCAAAAAATATCATAGAAGCTCAAATTCGCACCTTTGATATGCACAAGACTGCTGAATTTGGCGTGGCAGCGCATTGGAAATATAAAGAAGGAAATATAACAACACCAAATTTAGATTGGCTTGCAGACATTTCTATGCATGGTAAAGAAGATGGCAATGCTGTGCAAGATTGTGATGCTATTGAACTTTATGAATATGCAAAAGATAGTTTATATATAGAAGATATAGCAGTGTATTCTCCAAAGGGAGAAATTTTCACCTTGCCGCGTGGGGCTACAGCTTTAGATTTTGCTTATGAAGTTCATACTAAAGTAGGACTTCATGCAAAAACTGCTTTTGTTAATCGCGTAAGAGTACCACTTTTAACTGTGCTTAAAAATGGAGATATAGTTAGTATTGAAACTTCAGAAGAAGAATTTTTTAGATGTTCATGGATAGATAGCGTTAAAACAGGAAAAGCTAGGGCTAGTATAAGAGATTTTTGCAAGCAAAAGAAAAAAGAGTTAAATAATAAAATTGCTATTAATCTTTTATCTACTGTTTTTAATAAAGATTCTAAACTTATAGAAGAATGGCTTGAAAAAGAAAATTTTAATAAAAAGCTAAGACAAATTGCTTTGGATTTTAATTATTTTAAAGATGTAATTATTGCACTAAGAAAATATATGGGGCAAAATCAAGCAGCTAAATTTGAACAAAATGAGCAAAAATTTGAAAGCATAGTGATTGGTTCTAATTATAAAATAACCACAATTAATTTTGATTATTGTTGTAGACCTAAAAGAGGGGATGAAATCATTGCTTTTAGACATTCAACTGGAGCAACAATACACCATAAGCTTTGTGAGCAAGCAATGAAAATGATAGAAGATAACAAAGAAATGGTTTTTGTTTTCTGGAATGATAGTTCGATAAAAAGTTACAAAATCATCGTTTCTATAGAAAATAAAAAAGGCTCTTTAGCGGATTTTCTAACTACTTTGGCTAAAATGCAGATTAATGTTTTAAGTATTAACTCAGCTGATTCAGAGCCAGTTGTTGCAAATTATTTTGAAGTACAGGTTGAGTTACCTAGCAATATAGATCTTGAGAATGCAAAAGAAAGATTAAAATCTAGATATAAAATTTTAGATTTTATATCTTTAAATGATGCATATAATAATCACTAA
- a CDS encoding ABC transporter permease encodes MKSFKNHLSLIFALMVMMFAFEFLIITNKTIEHYEKLLNKDYNIILVGKTHLDKKSIEDQVSHFQSLEILNPNEMIDRLKNDISAKNIEVLKATLPKFYTLKLNKLLSEDELNTLKDKLLKNPSITRVETFAKTHTKIYKLLVLVKFLLWFFLFIIILLSFVLLLKQMKIWLFEHTQRVEIMCLLGAPFWFRSFMLYKIVFIDCFIAFLLLVLFFTQVYDLESIKLALQSVDISLPKISIFTHLFLIFLAMLCVCFACVNFVMFKVRK; translated from the coding sequence ATGAAATCTTTTAAAAATCATCTTTCTTTGATATTTGCATTAATGGTAATGATGTTTGCTTTTGAGTTTTTAATCATTACAAACAAAACTATAGAGCATTATGAAAAACTTTTAAATAAAGATTATAATATTATTTTAGTAGGTAAAACTCATTTGGATAAAAAGAGCATAGAAGATCAAGTAAGCCATTTTCAGTCTTTGGAAATTTTAAATCCAAATGAAATGATAGATAGACTTAAAAATGATATATCAGCTAAAAATATAGAGGTTTTAAAGGCTACATTGCCAAAATTTTACACTCTAAAACTCAATAAACTTTTATCAGAAGATGAGTTAAATACTTTAAAAGATAAGCTTTTAAAAAATCCTAGCATTACTAGAGTGGAGACTTTTGCTAAAACGCATACAAAAATTTATAAACTTTTGGTTTTAGTGAAATTTTTATTATGGTTTTTCTTGTTTATTATAATATTACTTAGCTTTGTATTGCTGCTTAAGCAAATGAAAATTTGGCTTTTTGAACATACTCAAAGAGTGGAAATCATGTGTTTGCTTGGAGCGCCGTTTTGGTTTAGATCTTTTATGCTTTATAAGATTGTTTTTATTGATTGTTTTATAGCATTTTTATTGCTTGTATTATTTTTTACCCAAGTTTATGATCTTGAATCTATCAAACTAGCTTTGCAAAGCGTGGATATTAGCTTACCTAAAATAAGTATTTTCACACATTTGTTTTTGATTTTTTTAGCAATGCTTTGTGTTTGTTTTGCTTGTGTGAATTTTGTAATGTTTAAGGTTAGAAAATGA
- the pyrH gene encoding UMP kinase, with the protein MNNKRKRVLVKFSGEALAGENGFGIENSILKYIAGEIKSLINENVEVGIVIGGGNIIRGVSAARDGLIKRTSGDHMGMLATVINSIAMQEALESAGLDVRVQSAIQMEAFCETYIMRRAHRHLEKGRIVIFACGTGNPYFTTDTAATLRAVEIQADMIIKATKVDGIYDKDPKKYDDAIMLNELSYERALHDNIKVMDDTAIALAKDNALPIVVCNMFKEGNLLKIIQGDMSLCSIVKNQD; encoded by the coding sequence ATGAACAATAAAAGAAAAAGAGTATTGGTTAAATTTTCTGGCGAAGCTTTGGCTGGAGAAAATGGATTTGGTATAGAAAATTCCATTTTAAAATATATTGCTGGTGAAATTAAGAGTTTGATAAATGAAAATGTTGAAGTAGGTATAGTAATAGGTGGTGGAAATATCATTAGAGGGGTTTCTGCTGCAAGAGATGGGCTTATAAAAAGAACAAGTGGCGATCATATGGGTATGCTTGCTACTGTGATTAATTCTATAGCTATGCAAGAAGCATTAGAAAGTGCTGGACTTGATGTAAGGGTTCAAAGTGCTATTCAAATGGAAGCATTTTGTGAAACCTATATCATGAGAAGAGCGCATAGGCATTTAGAAAAAGGACGTATAGTTATCTTTGCTTGTGGTACGGGTAATCCTTATTTTACTACAGATACTGCTGCTACTTTAAGAGCGGTGGAAATTCAAGCGGATATGATTATTAAAGCAACTAAAGTAGATGGAATTTATGATAAAGATCCTAAAAAATACGATGATGCAATTATGCTTAATGAATTAAGCTATGAAAGAGCTTTGCATGATAATATCAAAGTTATGGATGATACCGCAATAGCTTTAGCTAAAGATAATGCTTTACCTATTGTGGTATGTAATATGTTTAAAGAAGGAAATTTATTAAAAATCATCCAAGGCGATATGAGTTTATGCTCTATTGTTAAAAATCAAGATTAA
- a CDS encoding RluA family pseudouridine synthase — translation MLKISSLCEERLDIFLSDILKQSRSQVAKLIKENCIYINEKIENKSSKKIKQKDEISIFLPLIKEAKESYTPEFDIEILYEDDDVLVLNKAPNVVVHGASSVKEATLVDWLLHKGYALSNLNGEHRAGLVHRLDKGTSGAIIIAKNNQAHQFLANQLLDKSMGRFYLALSELPLKNDKMSNEKAIMRCPNNRLKKITTNTKNPLAKNAKTDFINLLSVKNCSLIAAKLYTGRTHQIRVHLADFNRYILGDELYGYKGKIKYNRVMLHAYLIYFIHPRTKELMFIKAPMFDDFYQILKENFIQGEINEKISLDYLKFCFGF, via the coding sequence ATGCTAAAAATTTCATCACTTTGTGAAGAAAGATTGGATATTTTTTTATCAGATATACTTAAGCAAAGTCGTTCGCAAGTTGCTAAACTAATCAAAGAAAACTGCATATATATTAATGAAAAAATAGAAAACAAAAGCTCTAAAAAAATTAAACAAAAAGATGAAATAAGTATTTTTTTACCTTTAATAAAAGAAGCCAAAGAAAGCTACACGCCTGAGTTTGATATAGAAATTTTATATGAAGATGATGATGTTTTAGTTTTAAACAAAGCTCCTAATGTTGTTGTGCATGGTGCAAGTAGTGTTAAAGAAGCGACTTTGGTGGATTGGCTTTTGCATAAGGGCTATGCTTTATCAAATTTAAATGGAGAGCATAGAGCAGGGCTTGTGCATAGACTTGATAAAGGCACAAGCGGAGCTATCATCATAGCTAAAAACAATCAAGCACATCAATTTTTAGCAAATCAACTTTTAGATAAAAGTATGGGAAGATTTTATCTTGCTTTGAGTGAATTGCCTTTGAAAAATGATAAAATGAGTAATGAAAAAGCTATTATGCGTTGTCCTAATAATAGGCTTAAAAAAATTACTACAAATACCAAAAATCCTTTAGCAAAAAATGCAAAAACAGATTTTATAAATTTATTAAGTGTTAAAAACTGCTCTTTAATAGCTGCTAAATTATATACAGGAAGAACCCATCAAATCAGGGTGCATTTGGCAGATTTTAATCGCTATATTTTAGGAGATGAATTATATGGATATAAAGGAAAAATAAAGTATAATAGGGTAATGCTTCATGCGTATTTGATTTATTTTATTCATCCTAGGACTAAAGAATTAATGTTTATAAAAGCTCCTATGTTTGATGATTTTTATCAAATTTTAAAAGAAAATTTTATACAAGGAGAGATAAATGAAAAAATTTCACTGGATTATCTTAAGTTCTGCTTTGGCTTTTAG
- a CDS encoding DNA-directed RNA polymerase subunit omega — protein MRVEQIAAKALKKLKDDRYKLALVVAKRAEELANGAEPLVNLDKNKYKYTDIALHEIAEDKIVLEGFVETSK, from the coding sequence ATGAGAGTAGAACAAATAGCTGCAAAAGCATTAAAAAAACTAAAAGATGATAGATATAAATTAGCTCTTGTGGTAGCTAAAAGAGCTGAAGAACTTGCAAATGGTGCAGAGCCTTTAGTAAATTTAGATAAAAATAAATACAAATACACTGACATTGCTTTACATGAAATAGCAGAAGATAAAATCGTTTTAGAGGGTTTTGTTGAAACTAGTAAATGA
- a CDS encoding murein hydrolase activator EnvC family protein — protein sequence MKKCFLLFLFSFSVLFANEIAQKQKDIKENERIVKQLSKKLEDLASEILDNEKNLKKIALEISTLTSKTSKLESSVKTQIKALEQLNAQNKDLLQNKNKIEGKIIDLIAKDFAYDLAIPKNYIESEDSIIALELVGVLDKIFKEEFYQISKDYENISKKIEEKQTQITTINNNLKAYKDQIDELKNLRKKQEQEIAKQKTDKEIYTRKLFNLQAQQQELRKTLNNLKIIKEKEEEKLAQKKEDKKPNSNVKQVGSSYQTSSVKRYSGPRTIAPLESYTVKQKFGNYVDPIYNIKIYNENVVLKSDSANAAVRNVLDGKVVFAKATPTLKKVVIVENKDGIHTIYAHLDKIAPGVKVGRNIKKGYIIGRVESDLTFEVTQKNFHINPLEMIK from the coding sequence ATGAAAAAATGCTTTTTGCTTTTTTTGTTTTCTTTTTCTGTGTTATTTGCAAATGAAATTGCACAAAAACAAAAAGATATTAAAGAAAATGAGCGCATAGTAAAGCAACTTTCTAAAAAGCTAGAAGATTTAGCTAGCGAAATTTTAGATAATGAAAAAAATTTAAAAAAAATTGCTTTGGAAATTAGCACTTTAACTTCAAAAACCTCTAAACTTGAAAGTTCAGTAAAAACTCAAATAAAAGCGCTAGAACAACTCAATGCGCAAAATAAAGATCTTTTGCAAAATAAAAACAAAATCGAAGGAAAGATTATTGATTTAATTGCCAAAGACTTTGCTTATGATTTGGCAATCCCTAAAAATTATATCGAAAGTGAAGATAGTATCATAGCTTTAGAATTAGTTGGTGTTTTGGATAAAATTTTCAAAGAAGAATTTTATCAAATTTCAAAAGATTATGAAAATATAAGTAAAAAAATAGAAGAAAAACAAACTCAAATTACCACAATTAATAACAATTTAAAAGCCTATAAAGATCAAATCGATGAGCTTAAAAATCTTAGAAAAAAACAAGAGCAAGAGATAGCTAAGCAAAAAACAGATAAAGAAATCTATACTAGAAAACTTTTTAATTTACAAGCCCAACAACAAGAATTAAGAAAAACACTTAATAATTTAAAAATTATTAAAGAAAAAGAAGAAGAAAAGTTAGCGCAAAAAAAAGAAGATAAAAAACCAAACTCAAATGTTAAACAAGTAGGCTCAAGTTATCAAACAAGCAGTGTTAAACGCTATAGTGGCCCTAGGACAATTGCTCCTTTAGAATCTTACACGGTAAAGCAAAAATTTGGAAATTATGTTGATCCTATTTATAATATAAAAATTTATAATGAAAATGTAGTTTTAAAAAGTGACAGTGCTAACGCTGCAGTAAGAAATGTCTTAGATGGTAAAGTAGTTTTTGCAAAAGCAACTCCGACTTTAAAAAAAGTTGTGATTGTAGAAAATAAAGATGGTATACATACTATTTATGCGCATTTAGATAAAATTGCACCTGGGGTTAAAGTGGGTAGAAATATCAAAAAAGGTTATATTATAGGTAGGGTTGAGAGTGATTTAACTTTTGAAGTAACACAAAAGAATTTCCATATCAATCCTTTAGAAATGATAAAATAA
- a CDS encoding cell division ATP-binding protein FtsE, with amino-acid sequence MIEAKKLCLGYDELVIENASFSLKDNDFVFITGKSGSGKSTLLKSFYGDLEPISGNLKVCNNDLVDISNAELLQLRQKIGIIFQDYRLVQEFSVEKNVMLPLMIKGYSKNVCKEQAAKLLKHVNLTFKADKKPAQLSGGEQQRVAMARALAHNPKLLLCDEPTGNLDEYSSDIIWTLLKSAREILGTCVVVVTHRIPTNLRLDYRRFNIENGRMNEIF; translated from the coding sequence ATGATAGAAGCTAAAAAGCTTTGTCTTGGTTATGATGAACTTGTTATAGAAAATGCTAGTTTTTCGCTAAAAGATAATGATTTCGTTTTTATTACAGGAAAAAGTGGTAGCGGGAAGTCAACTTTGTTAAAATCTTTTTATGGAGATTTGGAGCCAATAAGTGGGAATTTAAAAGTTTGCAATAATGATTTAGTGGATATTTCTAATGCTGAGCTTTTACAGCTTAGGCAAAAAATAGGAATTATTTTTCAAGATTATCGCTTAGTTCAAGAATTTAGCGTAGAAAAAAATGTAATGCTACCTTTGATGATTAAAGGCTATAGTAAGAATGTATGCAAAGAACAAGCCGCAAAGCTTTTAAAGCATGTAAATTTAACTTTCAAAGCTGACAAAAAGCCAGCTCAACTTTCAGGTGGAGAGCAACAACGCGTGGCTATGGCAAGAGCTTTGGCGCATAATCCAAAATTACTCTTATGTGATGAACCAACGGGAAATTTAGATGAGTATTCTTCAGATATTATATGGACTTTATTAAAATCAGCTAGAGAAATACTTGGAACTTGTGTGGTAGTTGTTACGCATAGAATTCCTACTAATTTAAGACTTGATTATCGTCGTTTTAATATTGAAAATGGGAGAATGAATGAAATCTTTTAA
- the trmB gene encoding tRNA (guanosine(46)-N7)-methyltransferase TrmB — translation MPNFKCKVLKEIQLPFEKDGVEFLWLAKGENVDLLFTRIKQENFFLQIKIDEKKQEWLIKGEKHTKPSQIGYLQKALLVFKENFTQDIVCEAVALKHTRLIQKTPLIVNDLKELLEQIKNKKQIFIEIGFGSGRHLLYQARSNPDVLIIGIEIYTPALEQVAKLALSENLNNVLLIETDARLLLSVLESNLIDKIFLHFPVPWDKKPHRRVVGVNFANECARVLKESGQFELRTDSFLYFDFTLETFLTFSHLKALIKKNENLEISSKYEDRWKRQNKDIYDLIISGFSKSESLSKDQKFAIEDLKLNTEELACIKKNFKNEVFKGEDFFLHFEKMYIKDDGLIIKIAFGAFYKPEHVYIALNTQKIEFIFEQPFKTKENLKAIEKLREILYSYIK, via the coding sequence ATGCCAAATTTTAAGTGTAAAGTTTTAAAAGAAATTCAACTCCCTTTTGAAAAAGATGGAGTTGAATTCTTATGGCTTGCTAAAGGTGAAAATGTAGATTTACTTTTTACGCGTATAAAGCAAGAAAACTTTTTTTTGCAGATTAAAATAGATGAAAAAAAGCAAGAATGGCTTATTAAGGGTGAAAAACACACTAAGCCTTCGCAAATTGGATATTTACAAAAAGCTTTGCTTGTGTTTAAGGAAAATTTCACTCAAGACATAGTTTGTGAAGCTGTGGCATTAAAACATACAAGATTAATCCAAAAAACACCTTTAATTGTTAATGATTTAAAAGAATTACTAGAGCAAATAAAAAACAAAAAACAAATTTTTATTGAAATAGGCTTTGGAAGTGGTAGACATTTGCTTTATCAAGCAAGATCAAATCCTGATGTGTTGATAATTGGTATAGAAATTTACACGCCTGCGTTAGAGCAAGTAGCTAAACTTGCTTTAAGTGAAAATTTAAACAATGTTTTATTGATAGAAACTGATGCAAGATTATTGCTAAGCGTACTTGAGTCTAACTTGATAGATAAAATCTTTTTGCACTTTCCTGTGCCTTGGGATAAAAAGCCTCACCGTAGGGTAGTGGGAGTAAATTTTGCAAATGAATGTGCTAGAGTTTTAAAAGAAAGTGGGCAATTTGAACTAAGAACGGATAGCTTTTTGTATTTTGATTTTACCCTAGAAACTTTTTTAACTTTTTCGCATTTAAAAGCTTTAATCAAAAAAAATGAAAATTTAGAAATTTCAAGCAAATATGAAGATCGCTGGAAAAGACAAAATAAAGATATATATGATTTAATCATTAGTGGTTTTAGCAAGAGTGAAAGTTTAAGCAAGGATCAAAAATTTGCTATTGAAGATTTAAAATTAAACACAGAAGAATTAGCTTGTATAAAAAAGAATTTTAAAAATGAAGTTTTTAAAGGTGAGGATTTTTTCTTGCATTTTGAAAAAATGTATATTAAAGATGATGGGCTTATCATTAAAATAGCTTTTGGTGCTTTTTATAAGCCCGAGCATGTTTATATAGCTTTAAACACACAAAAGATAGAATTTATTTTTGAACAACCTTTTAAAACTAAAGAAAATTTAAAAGCTATAGAAAAATTAAGAGAAATATTGTATTCTTATATCAAATAA
- a CDS encoding fibronectin type III domain-containing protein → MKKFHWIILSSALAFSACSTTMSSPQIAQVNDTLPKVSNIKSISDITSIAFEWEPLYDQNIAGYYIYRANAAGAPMELIAKIKNKFQTHYTDTNLEPNTRYYYSMKTFNELGQISQDGVSIEAFTNRVIDPVPFVQAIVGLPNRVKIVWRPHPDVRVNSYIIERANMKDMKFKELTRIKNRLSAEYIDDSLKPDESFQYRIVALTYDGIKSTPSKVVESTTKALPPMVSNLQASKDAPRKIILTWDKIDYADFAYYKIYSSSTTFLPFSVVAKTSENTYEDVVKGIAEKRYYKVSMVDKDGLESPIANEPVEGITLGAPLAPSIILCAVEDDGIRVEWVDNDDRAKEYIVKRSGGGSSAVFKEIKSKQLKDITAAPGKVYSYEVIAIDANGIESKASNKFTAVK, encoded by the coding sequence ATGAAAAAATTTCACTGGATTATCTTAAGTTCTGCTTTGGCTTTTAGTGCTTGTAGTACAACTATGAGTTCGCCTCAAATTGCTCAAGTAAATGATACCTTACCAAAAGTTTCAAATATTAAAAGCATAAGTGATATTACAAGCATAGCTTTTGAATGGGAACCTTTGTATGATCAAAATATAGCAGGCTATTATATTTATAGAGCAAATGCAGCTGGTGCACCTATGGAGCTTATAGCAAAAATTAAAAATAAATTTCAAACCCATTATACTGATACAAATTTAGAGCCAAATACAAGATATTATTATTCTATGAAAACCTTTAATGAGCTTGGTCAGATTTCTCAAGATGGTGTAAGTATAGAAGCTTTTACAAATAGAGTGATTGACCCTGTGCCTTTTGTGCAAGCCATTGTGGGTTTGCCAAATCGTGTGAAAATAGTTTGGAGACCACATCCTGATGTAAGAGTGAATTCATATATCATTGAGCGTGCAAATATGAAAGATATGAAATTTAAAGAACTAACTAGAATCAAAAATCGCTTAAGTGCTGAATATATAGATGATTCACTAAAACCTGATGAGAGTTTTCAGTATAGAATTGTAGCTTTAACTTATGATGGTATTAAAAGCACCCCAAGCAAGGTAGTAGAATCAACTACCAAAGCACTCCCTCCTATGGTAAGTAATTTACAAGCAAGTAAAGATGCGCCAAGAAAAATCATTTTAACTTGGGATAAAATTGATTATGCTGATTTTGCTTATTATAAAATTTATTCAAGCTCAACCACCTTTTTACCTTTTAGCGTGGTAGCTAAAACTTCTGAAAATACTTATGAAGATGTGGTTAAGGGTATTGCTGAAAAAAGATATTATAAAGTTAGTATGGTCGATAAAGATGGCTTGGAAAGTCCTATAGCAAATGAGCCTGTAGAAGGTATCACCCTAGGGGCGCCATTAGCACCAAGTATTATTTTATGCGCTGTTGAAGATGATGGTATTAGAGTTGAATGGGTTGATAATGATGATAGAGCTAAAGAATACATAGTTAAAAGAAGCGGTGGTGGAAGTAGTGCTGTGTTTAAAGAGATTAAATCTAAACAATTAAAAGATATTACCGCAGCTCCTGGAAAAGTATATAGTTATGAAGTTATAGCAATTGATGCAAATGGTATAGAATCTAAAGCTTCTAATAAATTTACAGCGGTGAAATAA
- the tyrS gene encoding tyrosine--tRNA ligase encodes MDINEIIKEIKRGIAEIIDEERLVSLVKNYYEKGENFFVKAGFDPTAADLHLGHTVVLSKMALLQKHGAIVQFLIGDFTAQIGDPTGKSVTRKKLDKEEVLKNAKTYEEQVFKILDPSKTQIHFNSKWLNELGAAGIVELTSTFSVARMLERDDFTKRFKEQSPISICEFLYPLLQGYDSVVLKSDIEMGGTDQKFNLLMGRQLQRVYNCQKEQAVMMMPLLEGLDGVNKMSKSLGNYIGVTEDAKDMYAKVLSISDELMFRYYELLSEKSLNEISQIKDDIKNGSLHPKKAKENLALEITARFHSNECALKAKEEFDKVHSAKELPSDMPSFTLEGSIWLAKAIVECKMESSTSAARRLINSNAVSVNGEKVQDEQFQLENGEYILQVGKRKFAKLKVI; translated from the coding sequence ATGGATATTAATGAAATTATTAAAGAAATTAAAAGAGGAATAGCAGAAATTATTGATGAGGAAAGATTGGTTTCTTTAGTAAAAAATTACTATGAAAAAGGTGAAAATTTTTTTGTAAAGGCCGGTTTTGATCCTACAGCTGCTGATTTGCATTTGGGTCACACTGTGGTTTTGAGTAAAATGGCTTTGCTTCAAAAACATGGAGCTATAGTGCAGTTTTTAATAGGTGATTTTACTGCTCAAATTGGAGATCCAACAGGCAAAAGTGTTACAAGGAAAAAACTTGATAAAGAAGAAGTACTTAAAAATGCCAAAACTTATGAAGAGCAAGTTTTTAAGATTTTAGATCCAAGTAAAACTCAAATTCATTTTAATTCTAAATGGCTAAATGAGCTTGGTGCTGCTGGTATAGTAGAGCTTACTTCGACTTTTAGTGTTGCTAGAATGCTTGAAAGAGATGATTTTACTAAGCGTTTTAAAGAGCAAAGCCCAATTTCAATTTGTGAGTTTTTATATCCACTTTTGCAAGGTTATGATAGTGTTGTTTTAAAAAGTGATATAGAAATGGGCGGGACTGATCAAAAATTTAATCTCTTAATGGGAAGACAACTTCAAAGAGTATATAATTGTCAAAAAGAACAAGCGGTGATGATGATGCCATTGCTTGAAGGCCTTGATGGTGTGAATAAAATGAGTAAAAGCTTGGGAAATTATATCGGTGTAACTGAAGATGCTAAAGATATGTATGCTAAAGTTTTGAGTATAAGTGATGAGTTGATGTTTAGATATTATGAACTTTTAAGCGAAAAAAGTTTAAATGAAATTTCACAAATAAAAGATGATATTAAAAATGGTTCATTACACCCTAAAAAAGCTAAAGAAAATTTAGCTTTAGAAATTACTGCGCGTTTTCACTCAAATGAATGTGCGCTAAAAGCTAAAGAAGAATTTGACAAAGTCCATAGTGCAAAAGAACTTCCTAGTGATATGCCAAGTTTTACTTTAGAAGGTAGTATTTGGCTTGCAAAAGCTATAGTAGAGTGCAAAATGGAAAGTTCTACTTCAGCTGCTAGAAGATTGATTAATTCAAATGCGGTAAGTGTTAATGGAGAAAAAGTTCAAGATGAACAATTCCAACTAGAAAACGGTGAATATATTTTACAAGTTGGAAAAAGAAAATTTGCAAAATTAAAGGTAATATGA